In the Populus trichocarpa isolate Nisqually-1 chromosome 1, P.trichocarpa_v4.1, whole genome shotgun sequence genome, one interval contains:
- the LOC7492033 gene encoding WAT1-related protein At5g64700 isoform X1, with product MGEKKPYLAVLLVQSIYGGMFMISKAAFNGGMNNYVFVFYRQAAATLFLAPFAFYFEWKNRPPLSFVTFCKIFFLALFGISFCLDIFGIGIIYATATLAAAISNCLPVITFFLALLLRMEVLKFKTVSGIAKIAGIVACIAGAATLALYKGPHFNLMCLQHLSGSHNSQGIISHIPSSQTRIKGCFLLFLSNILWGLWLVLQVRVLKNYPSKLLFITLQCFLSTIQLFAIAVAAERDPREWELGWNVRLLAVAYCGIVVTGVTFYLQAWVIEKKGPVFLAMSTPFTLVFTMIFSSILLCETITLGSVLGGLMLVGGLYSVLWGKRKEEKMNDENSLKAEADRECLELKQAVQAEPKGPLLV from the exons ATGGGTGAAAAGAAGCCTTATTTGGCTGTGCTTTTAGTGCAATCAATCTATGGTGGAATGTTCATGATCTCAAAGGCTGCTTTCAATGGTGGTATGAACAACTATGTGTTTGTCTTCTATAGACAGGCTGCGGCAACTCTTTTCTTAGCCCCTTTTGCCTTCTATTTCGAATG gaaaaatagaCCACCACTATCGTTTGTTACCTTCTGCAAGATTTTCTTCCTCGCTCTATTTGG AATTAGTTTCTGCTtggatatatttggtattggCATCATCTATGCAACCGCGACATTGGCTGCTGCAATTTCAAACTGCCTTCCTGTCATCACTTTCTTCTTGGCACTTCTACTCAG GATGGAGGTGTTGAAATTTAAGACAGTCTCAGGGATTGCCAAGATTGCAGGGATAGTAGCATGTATAGCTGGCGCAGCAACCCTGGCCTTATACAAGGGCCCTCACTTTAATCTTATGTGCCTTCAGCACCTCTCTGGGAGTCATAACAGCCAAGGAATTATTAGTCATATTCCTTCTAGCCAAACCAGGATAAAGGGTTGCTTCCTCTTGTTCTTGTCCAATATTTTATGGGGCTTATGGCTAGTGTTGcag GTaagagttttgaaaaattacccATCAAAGCTTCTATTCATAACTCTTCAGTGCTTTCTAAGCACAATTCAGTTATTTGCCATTGCCGTTGCCGCTGAAAGAGATCCTCGTGAGTGGGAGCTGGGCTGGAACGTCAGACTTCTTGCTGTAGCTTACTGT GGAATTGTCGTGACTGGTGTTACATTTTACTTGCAAGCATGGGTTATAGAGAAGAAAGGGCCAGTTTTCTTGGCCATGTCAACTCCATTCACTTTGGTCtttacaatgattttttcttctattctcCTATGCGAGACCATCACTTTGGGAAG TGTTTTGGGTGGGCTCATGCTGGTCGGAGGACTTTATAGTGTTCTatggggaaaaagaaaagaagagaaaatgaatgATGAGAACAGTTTAAAAGCTGAAGCTGACAGAGAATGCTTAGAGTTGAAACAGGCAGTGCAAGCGGAACCTAAGGGCCCATTGTTAGTGTAA
- the LOC7492033 gene encoding WAT1-related protein At5g64700 isoform X2, translated as MGEKKPYLAVLLVQSIYGGMFMISKAAFNGGMNNYVFVFYRQAAATLFLAPFAFYFEWKNRPPLSFVTFCKIFFLALFGISFCLDIFGIGIIYATATLAAAISNCLPVITFFLALLLRMEVLKFKTVSGIAKIAGIVACIAGAATLALYKGPHFNLMCLQHLSGSHNSQGIISHIPSSQTRIKGCFLLFLSNILWGLWLVLQGIVVTGVTFYLQAWVIEKKGPVFLAMSTPFTLVFTMIFSSILLCETITLGSVLGGLMLVGGLYSVLWGKRKEEKMNDENSLKAEADRECLELKQAVQAEPKGPLLV; from the exons ATGGGTGAAAAGAAGCCTTATTTGGCTGTGCTTTTAGTGCAATCAATCTATGGTGGAATGTTCATGATCTCAAAGGCTGCTTTCAATGGTGGTATGAACAACTATGTGTTTGTCTTCTATAGACAGGCTGCGGCAACTCTTTTCTTAGCCCCTTTTGCCTTCTATTTCGAATG gaaaaatagaCCACCACTATCGTTTGTTACCTTCTGCAAGATTTTCTTCCTCGCTCTATTTGG AATTAGTTTCTGCTtggatatatttggtattggCATCATCTATGCAACCGCGACATTGGCTGCTGCAATTTCAAACTGCCTTCCTGTCATCACTTTCTTCTTGGCACTTCTACTCAG GATGGAGGTGTTGAAATTTAAGACAGTCTCAGGGATTGCCAAGATTGCAGGGATAGTAGCATGTATAGCTGGCGCAGCAACCCTGGCCTTATACAAGGGCCCTCACTTTAATCTTATGTGCCTTCAGCACCTCTCTGGGAGTCATAACAGCCAAGGAATTATTAGTCATATTCCTTCTAGCCAAACCAGGATAAAGGGTTGCTTCCTCTTGTTCTTGTCCAATATTTTATGGGGCTTATGGCTAGTGTTGcag GGAATTGTCGTGACTGGTGTTACATTTTACTTGCAAGCATGGGTTATAGAGAAGAAAGGGCCAGTTTTCTTGGCCATGTCAACTCCATTCACTTTGGTCtttacaatgattttttcttctattctcCTATGCGAGACCATCACTTTGGGAAG TGTTTTGGGTGGGCTCATGCTGGTCGGAGGACTTTATAGTGTTCTatggggaaaaagaaaagaagagaaaatgaatgATGAGAACAGTTTAAAAGCTGAAGCTGACAGAGAATGCTTAGAGTTGAAACAGGCAGTGCAAGCGGAACCTAAGGGCCCATTGTTAGTGTAA